The Deltaproteobacteria bacterium sequence CCACCAAGTTCCGCTGGGATGCGGTCCAGGTTCTCAAGCTCCCGGATGTCATTGGCACTCATCCAGCCGTTCTGACGTGCGGTGGCGTAACCGCTCATTCGGCTCACATAGTCGCCGCGTAGCAGGCCATCCACATTGAACTTAATGAACAGCTTTGACTTTTCGCTCTCCATGAGTAGAGCGCGGCACATGGACTGTTCCCAGCGGACTACCCAAGGGTCCAGGGTGTATTTCACAAACTCGAGTGATTGCTGTTCGATGTTAGAGAAGGACGATTTCTCAAGGTCAGCCAGCATATGAGGTGGCACCCTGAAAATTCGAGCGATCTCATTGATCTGAAACTTTCTGGTTTCAAGGAACTGTGCTTGCTCCGGCGAGATCCCGATGGGCTGATACTTCATGCCTTCCTCTAGAACGGCCACCCTATGAGAGTTCCCGCTGCCCTGATAGGCTGCATTCCAGGACTCTTTAATTTTTTGTGGGTCCTTGATGGTGCCGGGGTGTTCCAGTACTCCGCCCGGAGCTGCTCCGTTAGCGAAGAATTTCGCACCGTATTCCTCAGTGGCAATGGCTAGTCCCACGGCATTCTTCGCCATCGCAATGGGAGAGTAACCGACTAGACCGTCAAAGCCGAGGCCCGGAATATGAAGAACGTCCGAGGGAGACAGGTAGACCTGGCTGTCTTTGCCGAGGGAGGGAGTGTCCTCGTTACTGCGTTGGTACAAATAGAAAAGC is a genomic window containing:
- a CDS encoding phage portal protein, with product MGILQGIFKARDKPKDALGGSRYSFFFGSTSAGKPVNEQTAMQMTAVYSCVRILSETLAGLPLHIYQYNATGGKEKHLKHPLYKLLHDEPNPEMTPFAIRETLMSHLLLWGNAYAQIIRNARGEVVALYPLMPNKMTVDRDSNGRLFYLYQRSNEDTPSLGKDSQVYLSPSDVLHIPGLGFDGLVGYSPIAMAKNAVGLAIATEEYGAKFFANGAAPGGVLEHPGTIKDPQKIKESWNAAYQGSGNSHRVAVLEEGMKYQPIGISPEQAQFLETRKFQINEIARIFRVPPHMLADLEKSSFSNIEQQSLEFVKYTLDPWVVRWEQSMCRALLMESEKSKLFIKFNVDGLLRGDYVSRMSGYATARQNGWMSANDIRELENLDRIPAELGG